TGCAAGGCCCATATAGTCGTTAGAACAAAAATCGATTCCTTGGTAGATCCGAGTTTCCCGAAACAATTGTTTTTCATGAATGGAATCTAGTTTTTTTTGGACTTCTTCCCAATGATTTGCCATAACCTACCAGTTTTCTTTTTCCTTAATTTTTTCCGATTTAATTTTTTACCCATTTTGTTAGAATGATCCCATAGATGAGCCTCCTTAAGCCAGATGTCATCCAGCGAATTCGTTCAGCACGCAATCTATTGTTTCTCACGGGAGCAGGGATTTCTAGCGAAAGTGGGATCCCCACCTTTCGTGGAGAGGGTGGGTATTGGAAAACTTATAAAGCCGAAGAACTTGCCACGCCCGAAGCCTTCGCGAGACATCCCGAAGTAGTTTGGGAATGGTATGACTGGAGACGGGGGATTTGCCGTGAAACAAAACCCAATGATGGCCACCTAACAATTGCAAAATGGCAATTCAAATCCGAATCTGTAAATCTCATCACACAAAATGTTGACGGACTCCATCCAAGAGCCGGTAGCAAACACCTATTAGAGATTCATGGCAATATATTCCGTGCACGTTGTACCCATTGTCATGCAAAATTCGATTTGGAAGAAGATGGGTTAGGCCAACCAGGATTAAAGTATTGTATAGCTTGTGAATCCTTACTAAGACCAGATATCGTTTGGTTTGGCGAAGGTTATGACAATAGACTTCTTACCAAAGCTTGGGAACTAAGTAAAGTGGCCCATGTAGTTTTTGTCATAGGAACGAGTGCCAACGTTTCGGTTCCCTCTAATTTAGCACTCACTGCAGTTCGTAATGGAGCCCTAGGGATTGAAATCAATCCAGAAACCACATCCCTCACTCCTTCCCTACAACTTCATTTGGGTGGGAAGTCGGGAGAAATCCTTCCTGAAATTTTCAAAGAAGTTTTTCCTGATACTTGATCCTATCTCAATATAGAATTGAACTAGAAACCAAAAAGTAAGAACTTACCTTGAACCATAATCAAATTTTAAACCAATAACTGACACGAACAAAAAATTAAAACAGAGAACCAAATTATAAATCAACGAGAATTATATGATCACTATCGCTTTACTTATTTTATCAAATATCTTTATGACCTTTGCTTGGTATGGACATCTAAAATATGCCAAGTCTAGTCATATGTTCTATGTTATTTTGTTTTCTTGGGGAATTGCTTTTTTCGAATATATGCTCATGGTTCCGGCAAACCGAATTGGATATTCTGTTTATAAATTCGAAGGGTTCCAATTAAAAATCATCCAAGAAGTGATCACCATCTTTGTGTTCATTCTATTTGCGACCTTATTCCTCGGAGAAAGGTTAAAATGGAATTATATCGTAAGTTTTGGTCTCATCTTACTTGCAGGTTACTTTGCATTTGGTTTTGGAAATAAATCAAACGGACACTAAGAACTGAACGAGTGCTTCTGCAATTTTTTCTTTTGGGAGTGGTCCAATTTCTTTTTCCATTCCCTTGGCACTAAAAATACGCACTGTCGAATCTACTTCACCAAATCCTTTGCCGGCACCCACATAATTTCCTACAATGAAATGAAGTCCTTTTCTTGTTAGTTTGTCCTTTGCATATTTTTCCAGTTCCCTTGTTTCAGCAGCAAATCCAACTCGAATGGAATTCTCTATTTTATGTTCGAAAACATACTCAGTAACTTGTTGTAAAACATCTGGATTTTCTTCTAACTCGAGAAGAAGGCCTTTCGTTCCTTCGGAAGTTTTTTCTTTTTTTATTTTGTGTTCTGCGGTCATGATGGGACGAAAATCTGCGGGAGCCGCCGCCATCACAAGTAAACTG
This portion of the Leptospira terpstrae serovar Hualin str. LT 11-33 = ATCC 700639 genome encodes:
- a CDS encoding phosphopantothenoylcysteine decarboxylase domain-containing protein, whose translation is MNLKFKRVIVTSGPTREWIDPVRYISNASSGKMGYEIAKSFLLYPVEVVYIHGNTLERYANVAGAKQNIEVETTIQLRDAVLSQITNDSLLVMAAAPADFRPIMTAEHKIKKEKTSEGTKGLLLELEENPDVLQQVTEYVFEHKIENSIRVGFAAETRELEKYAKDKLTRKGLHFIVGNYVGAGKGFGEVDSTVRIFSAKGMEKEIGPLPKEKIAEALVQFLVSV
- a CDS encoding DMT family protein, whose translation is MITIALLILSNIFMTFAWYGHLKYAKSSHMFYVILFSWGIAFFEYMLMVPANRIGYSVYKFEGFQLKIIQEVITIFVFILFATLFLGERLKWNYIVSFGLILLAGYFAFGFGNKSNGH
- a CDS encoding SIR2 family NAD-dependent protein deacylase: MSLLKPDVIQRIRSARNLLFLTGAGISSESGIPTFRGEGGYWKTYKAEELATPEAFARHPEVVWEWYDWRRGICRETKPNDGHLTIAKWQFKSESVNLITQNVDGLHPRAGSKHLLEIHGNIFRARCTHCHAKFDLEEDGLGQPGLKYCIACESLLRPDIVWFGEGYDNRLLTKAWELSKVAHVVFVIGTSANVSVPSNLALTAVRNGALGIEINPETTSLTPSLQLHLGGKSGEILPEIFKEVFPDT